In the genome of Spirochaetia bacterium, one region contains:
- a CDS encoding iron-containing alcohol dehydrogenase: MSTQFTTAGCAVMGENALEDAAGKIAALGSKALIITGKHITASGIIRMLADLLEQKSIRYSIFNEITGEPTDKMVEMAVSAYKAEKCDFIIGIGGGSPLDSAKACAAMSVLDGRIPDYAGKEIVGNLPPLVLIPTTAGTGSEVTKFTVITDTASDVKMLLKGEALLPDLAVVDPKLTYGAPKSVVAATGIDALTHAVEAYTSKKATPMTDILALSAIKRIFTYLPRSYKDKNDAEAHDEMAIAAYEAGICINNSSVTVVHGMSRPIGALFHVPHGVSNAMLIVTCLDYVLDGCYGRFAEIARQIGAAGKNLDDEHAAHKFIDALKELIKAVEIPTTREYGLDMDRFEALSDKMAGDALASGSPSNTRKSLSKSDILAMYRRATM; this comes from the coding sequence ATGTCAACACAATTCACTACTGCAGGATGCGCTGTCATGGGTGAAAACGCACTTGAAGATGCTGCCGGAAAAATTGCTGCCTTGGGATCCAAGGCCCTTATCATTACAGGAAAGCATATCACGGCATCCGGAATCATCAGGATGCTTGCTGATTTACTGGAACAAAAATCAATCCGGTATTCAATATTCAATGAAATAACCGGTGAACCGACGGATAAAATGGTAGAAATGGCGGTTTCTGCCTATAAGGCAGAGAAATGCGACTTCATAATAGGAATCGGTGGCGGTTCTCCTCTTGACAGTGCTAAGGCCTGTGCAGCCATGAGCGTACTTGATGGAAGGATTCCTGATTATGCAGGAAAGGAAATCGTTGGGAACCTGCCACCTTTGGTGTTGATACCTACGACAGCAGGGACTGGCAGTGAGGTTACGAAGTTTACCGTCATAACAGATACAGCATCAGATGTAAAGATGTTGCTTAAAGGTGAGGCCTTGCTTCCTGATCTTGCAGTGGTAGACCCGAAGTTGACCTATGGTGCACCGAAGAGTGTCGTTGCAGCGACCGGAATCGATGCCCTTACGCACGCGGTCGAAGCATATACTTCAAAGAAGGCCACTCCTATGACCGATATCCTTGCCTTGTCAGCCATCAAGCGTATCTTCACATACCTTCCACGGTCATATAAGGACAAAAATGATGCAGAAGCACATGACGAAATGGCAATTGCTGCATATGAGGCAGGTATCTGCATCAACAATTCCTCCGTTACCGTCGTGCATGGCATGTCACGCCCTATCGGGGCTTTGTTTCATGTTCCTCATGGTGTTTCGAATGCCATGTTGATTGTGACCTGCCTGGACTATGTGCTTGACGGTTGCTATGGCCGTTTTGCTGAAATTGCACGGCAGATCGGTGCTGCAGGCAAGAACCTTGATGATGAGCATGCTGCGCATAAGTTCATCGATGCTCTCAAGGAATTGATCAAGGCTGTTGAAATCCCGACTACCAGGGAATATGGACTGGATATGGATAGATTTGAAGCCTTGAGTGACAAGATGGCCGGTGATGCACTTGCAAGCGGAAGTCCTTCAAATACCCGTAAGTCACTTTCCAAGAGTGATATCCTTGCAATGTATAGGCGTGCGACTATGTAA
- a CDS encoding helix-turn-helix domain-containing protein, translated as MGGLTKFKEDFNALDNDMDVKKMTFRNVVTGEFYKWMLRNNLKKIDIAEKLGKSKAAVTSLLSGDRNLTLDKLVELSDVIGCKPYFCLIDKNMNIRSPYIVTAFQWEHTEKTTVDIANLEVAHEESSKFSYYSISNHVEKEND; from the coding sequence ATGGGCGGATTGACAAAATTCAAAGAGGACTTTAATGCCTTGGACAATGATATGGATGTTAAAAAAATGACATTCAGAAACGTTGTTACTGGCGAATTTTATAAGTGGATGTTACGAAATAATTTAAAAAAAATTGATATAGCAGAAAAACTAGGAAAATCAAAAGCAGCTGTAACCTCTCTTCTTTCTGGTGATCGAAATCTCACACTTGATAAACTTGTTGAATTATCAGATGTAATTGGATGCAAGCCATATTTTTGTCTTATTGACAAAAATATGAATATACGAAGTCCATATATTGTTACAGCTTTCCAATGGGAACATACAGAAAAAACTACAGTTGATATTGCTAATTTAGAAGTTGCACATGAAGAATCTTCAAAATTTAGTTATTATAGTATCAGCAATCACGTGGAGAAAGAAAATGACTAA
- a CDS encoding type II toxin-antitoxin system RelE/ParE family toxin, which yields MDENLTKVNVYVNFEIELWTKDFIFVVYGCDENLKGKIKKYKTLVYDFPDEQFEDSKQRKKVFAVLNAINTDPLNYCNEEKFKPLEEKVWEIKCHQLRIACIWCPKPKKLVAIYGIIKKVQKWPKKELQNMRNQRDKYLNEMNCIKENKHGRIDKIQRGL from the coding sequence ATGGACGAAAATTTGACAAAAGTTAATGTTTATGTTAACTTTGAGATTGAACTTTGGACAAAAGATTTTATTTTTGTAGTCTATGGTTGCGATGAAAATTTAAAAGGAAAAATCAAAAAGTACAAAACTCTTGTTTATGACTTTCCTGATGAACAATTTGAAGATTCAAAACAACGAAAAAAAGTATTTGCTGTTTTGAATGCTATTAACACAGATCCTCTGAATTACTGTAATGAAGAAAAATTCAAGCCTCTGGAAGAAAAGGTTTGGGAGATAAAATGTCATCAATTGAGGATTGCATGCATATGGTGTCCTAAACCAAAGAAATTAGTTGCAATATATGGGATTATAAAGAAAGTTCAAAAATGGCCTAAAAAAGAACTACAAAATATGAGAAATCAACGAGATAAATATTTGAATGAAATGAATTGTATAAAGGAAAACAAACATGGGCGGATTGACAAAATTCAAAGAGGACTTTAA
- the thiD gene encoding bifunctional hydroxymethylpyrimidine kinase/phosphomethylpyrimidine kinase, giving the protein MKTVLAIAGSDCSGGAGIEADLKTMLANGVFGMSVITAVTAQNTMGVQKIEEISPASVGAQIDSVFSDIRPDAVKIGMVASAPLICTIAERLTAYKAKNIVLDPVMIATSKGRLLQEDAVGTLIDKLLPMADIITPNLFEAAVLSGLEIHNKEEMEQAAQIIAEKTKMAVLVKGGHLEDRADDLLWYKGQPLWLTSPMVDNPNTHGTGCTLSSAIASYLARGLSLQEATKEAKTYVYGAIAAKLDLGHGRGPLDHGYRGIKR; this is encoded by the coding sequence ATGAAAACAGTACTCGCAATAGCCGGAAGCGATTGCAGCGGTGGCGCAGGAATAGAAGCAGACTTAAAGACCATGCTGGCAAATGGTGTATTCGGCATGAGTGTCATTACTGCAGTAACGGCACAGAATACAATGGGTGTCCAGAAAATCGAAGAAATTTCCCCTGCATCGGTAGGCGCACAGATAGACAGTGTCTTTTCTGATATACGGCCGGATGCTGTAAAGATTGGCATGGTTGCTTCAGCGCCACTTATTTGCACGATAGCAGAAAGACTTACAGCTTACAAAGCAAAGAACATCGTATTGGATCCTGTAATGATTGCGACCAGCAAAGGCAGATTGCTGCAGGAAGATGCAGTCGGCACGCTTATAGACAAGTTGCTGCCAATGGCAGACATCATTACACCGAACTTGTTCGAAGCAGCCGTACTCTCAGGTCTTGAAATACACAATAAAGAAGAAATGGAACAAGCTGCTCAAATCATTGCTGAAAAAACAAAGATGGCAGTATTGGTCAAAGGAGGTCATTTGGAAGACAGGGCCGACGACCTGCTCTGGTACAAGGGACAACCACTTTGGCTTACCTCCCCGATGGTAGACAATCCCAACACCCATGGTACCGGCTGTACCCTTTCCAGTGCCATCGCCTCGTATCTTGCAAGGGGACTGAGTCTGCAGGAAGCCACAAAAGAGGCAAAGACCTATGTGTACGGGGCAATTGCAGCAAAGCTTGACCTAGGGCATGGCAGGGGACCGCTTGACCATGGCTACAGAGGGATCAAAAGATAG
- a CDS encoding HAD family phosphatase — translation MFDAVIFDADGTLLDSLWIWNSITVNLLKAKGIVPPVDINAILAEKSVEEGIIYLLDRFKLDETKQSMQVWYDKTLQQWYGEKVKLLPHAEEVLAFLKDRQIEIFVASATDRPLLEACFSNNGILPLLSGIVSEKEIGIPKREPAFYSETARRLHLDRTGSLVVEDAVHAATSAMKAGFATVHIGTGKLDGVPYNITDLRELEAIV, via the coding sequence GTGTTTGACGCAGTAATTTTTGATGCTGATGGCACATTGCTCGATTCTCTTTGGATCTGGAACAGCATTACGGTAAATCTGCTCAAGGCAAAGGGAATCGTTCCACCAGTGGACATCAATGCTATCCTGGCTGAAAAAAGTGTTGAGGAGGGTATCATCTACCTTCTTGATCGTTTCAAGCTCGATGAAACCAAGCAGAGCATGCAGGTCTGGTATGACAAGACCTTGCAGCAATGGTACGGGGAAAAAGTCAAGCTGCTTCCGCATGCAGAAGAGGTCCTTGCTTTCTTGAAAGACAGACAGATAGAGATATTTGTTGCAAGTGCCACGGACCGCCCCCTGTTGGAAGCTTGCTTTTCAAACAATGGTATCCTTCCTTTGCTTTCCGGTATTGTCAGTGAGAAAGAGATCGGCATTCCAAAAAGGGAACCGGCCTTTTACAGTGAGACTGCAAGAAGATTGCACTTGGACAGGACCGGCAGCCTGGTAGTTGAAGATGCAGTACACGCTGCGACGAGTGCCATGAAGGCCGGCTTTGCTACGGTTCACATAGGAACTGGAAAACTTGATGGAGTTCCTTACAATATCACAGATCTCAGAGAATTGGAGGCAATAGTATGA
- the thiE gene encoding thiamine phosphate synthase: MKSLADSLLLYGITDRSWLNGKKLEEAVEEALSGGITMLQVREKALDFDQYVAEAKSLARLCHRYGVPLVVNDELDVALAAKADGLHVGQSDLECSRAKKELPSSMILGVSASTIEQSLQAETNGADYLGVGAVFPTSTKADASHLSPDILQSICHAVTIPVVGIGGITKENIPQLEGCGIAGVAIVSAIFAQKHIKEATEELRKEVTRCLTQ, translated from the coding sequence ATGAAATCATTGGCTGACAGCTTGCTGCTGTATGGAATAACAGACAGAAGCTGGTTGAACGGGAAAAAACTGGAAGAAGCTGTGGAAGAGGCCTTGTCCGGTGGTATTACAATGTTACAGGTAAGGGAAAAGGCACTGGACTTTGACCAATACGTGGCAGAGGCAAAAAGTCTTGCAAGACTTTGTCATCGGTATGGAGTACCTTTGGTCGTCAACGATGAACTTGACGTTGCACTGGCAGCAAAAGCAGATGGGCTTCACGTAGGTCAGAGTGACCTTGAATGCAGCAGAGCAAAAAAGGAACTTCCTTCTTCAATGATCCTGGGAGTCTCGGCCTCCACTATCGAACAATCATTGCAGGCAGAAACAAACGGTGCCGATTACCTTGGGGTCGGAGCGGTCTTTCCTACCTCGACAAAGGCAGATGCATCCCACCTGTCACCAGATATATTGCAGTCCATCTGTCACGCAGTGACAATTCCGGTCGTCGGTATCGGGGGCATTACAAAGGAAAACATTCCACAACTTGAAGGCTGTGGAATTGCCGGCGTAGCAATTGTCAGTGCTATCTTTGCACAGAAACATATAAAGGAAGCAACCGAAGAACTTAGAAAGGAGGTTACACGGTGTTTGACGCAGTAA
- the thiM gene encoding hydroxyethylthiazole kinase — MLAETVRKKKPLVHCITNYVTVHEVANILLSIGASPTMADCEKEVAEIATMADALYLNIGTANEAIINNMLKAGKAANAAGKPIVLDPVGIGASTFRRESVRKLLCELKISAIRGNASEIKAIAAGTTSTRGVDADEGDKIEDASLDRTIQQAKTLASKLGCIIAISGKIDIVSDGVRTAILRNGDAMMSSITGTGCMVTAVIAAYLASGNDPFGATLTAITQMNVAGEIAKELSDEGEGNASYGIHLIDSIGLIDEKVLNRRAHYEIIG, encoded by the coding sequence ATGCTTGCAGAAACAGTAAGGAAAAAGAAGCCTTTGGTCCACTGCATCACAAACTATGTCACAGTCCATGAAGTGGCAAACATACTGCTTTCAATCGGGGCTTCCCCTACCATGGCAGACTGTGAGAAGGAAGTAGCAGAAATCGCAACAATGGCTGATGCCTTATACCTCAACATCGGTACAGCAAATGAAGCCATCATCAACAACATGCTCAAGGCCGGCAAAGCAGCAAATGCAGCAGGGAAGCCCATTGTACTTGACCCTGTCGGTATCGGTGCTTCGACTTTCAGACGTGAATCAGTCCGAAAGTTGCTTTGTGAACTTAAAATCAGCGCAATCAGAGGAAATGCTTCTGAAATCAAGGCAATTGCGGCAGGAACTACTTCAACACGGGGAGTAGATGCAGACGAAGGTGACAAGATCGAGGATGCCTCGCTTGACAGGACGATACAGCAGGCAAAAACACTTGCCTCCAAACTTGGTTGCATCATTGCCATAAGCGGCAAGATTGATATCGTTTCCGATGGAGTACGGACTGCAATCCTCAGGAACGGAGATGCCATGATGTCCTCCATCACAGGAACCGGCTGCATGGTCACTGCAGTCATTGCAGCCTACCTAGCTTCAGGAAACGATCCTTTCGGTGCAACTCTAACAGCAATCACACAGATGAATGTTGCAGGTGAAATAGCGAAGGAACTGTCGGACGAAGGAGAAGGCAATGCTTCCTATGGTATCCATCTCATCGACAGCATCGGGTTGATTGATGAAAAGGTTCTGAATCGGAGGGCACATTATGAAATCATTGGCTGA
- the cytX gene encoding putative hydroxymethylpyrimidine transporter CytX — protein sequence MKKIPLVWFGAAVSIAEIMTGTLLAPLGWHKGIFVIIIGHLIGCLLMYLVGLIGTQTGMGTMDSTSLSFGKIGSRIFAGFNALQLVGWTGIMIYSGASAAQLLLPRLGYAIWASAIALLILVWLIAYFKEPGILPTVTMALLFILTIIASRTVFTTTRGMLPIDNSITIWSGLELSIAMPLSWLPLIGDYTSEEKANEKIPLASAIVYFAASSWMYLLGLGCAMHEGSSDFALILKNSGLPVAGVLVIVLSTVTTTYLDAYSCGISLKTFDFRERPSAIICTAIGLLLALSVPSGSLEPFLYAISSIFVPMAAIQITDYFILRKNASRVLLEGPSLVVFLAGLLLYHYLLHINCALGMSIPVLIITSVLEICTEKLLSLKEKNKCLQKQ from the coding sequence ATGAAAAAAATTCCTCTGGTTTGGTTCGGAGCTGCAGTTTCAATAGCAGAAATCATGACAGGAACCCTTCTTGCCCCTCTGGGATGGCACAAGGGCATATTTGTCATCATCATCGGTCATCTGATAGGCTGTCTATTGATGTACCTTGTCGGCCTGATAGGTACGCAGACAGGAATGGGAACGATGGACAGTACATCATTGTCCTTTGGAAAAATCGGGAGCCGTATATTTGCAGGCTTCAATGCTTTGCAACTGGTCGGGTGGACAGGAATCATGATCTACAGCGGAGCAAGTGCCGCCCAACTTTTGCTCCCACGCTTAGGTTATGCAATATGGGCCAGCGCAATCGCACTCCTTATCCTCGTATGGCTCATTGCATACTTCAAGGAACCTGGCATCCTGCCTACGGTCACCATGGCATTGCTGTTCATTCTGACCATCATAGCCAGCCGGACAGTCTTCACGACCACAAGAGGCATGTTGCCTATAGACAATTCAATTACAATCTGGTCAGGGCTCGAACTGTCGATAGCCATGCCTTTGTCATGGCTCCCTTTGATCGGAGACTATACCAGCGAAGAAAAAGCAAATGAAAAGATTCCTCTCGCCAGTGCCATCGTCTACTTTGCCGCAAGCTCATGGATGTATCTTCTCGGACTTGGCTGTGCAATGCATGAGGGAAGCAGCGACTTTGCTCTCATTTTGAAAAACAGCGGACTTCCGGTAGCCGGTGTCCTTGTCATCGTGCTCTCAACTGTCACGACTACTTATCTTGACGCTTATTCCTGTGGCATTTCCTTGAAGACCTTTGACTTCAGAGAGCGCCCTTCTGCCATCATCTGTACTGCAATAGGACTGCTCTTGGCACTGAGTGTACCTTCAGGAAGCCTGGAACCTTTTCTTTATGCAATCAGCTCAATTTTTGTACCTATGGCTGCAATTCAGATTACGGATTATTTCATCCTTAGAAAAAACGCATCCAGGGTACTTCTTGAGGGCCCCTCTTTGGTAGTTTTCTTGGCAGGTCTCCTGCTCTATCACTATCTGTTGCATATCAATTGTGCACTCGGCATGTCTATTCCTGTACTTATCATCACGTCAGTACTGGAAATATGTACTGAAAAATTACTATCACTGAAGGAGAAAAACAAATGCTTGCAGAAACAGTAA
- a CDS encoding glycosidase — MSSRTIRPGRDFRELFTRWKGNPILTATDWPYSVNTVFNPGAVAYDGKVLLLARAEDRRGFSHLSRAISTNGKDEWDIFPKPVLFPLQDCPEENWGVEDPRITYIEELEKYAVVYTGFSSSGPMVRLALTTDFINFGDRISIMPPEDKDAALFPKRIFGRWALIHRPIEHGSHIWISYSENLKDWGDHHILLPTRPGSWWDSAKVGLCTPPLETKEGWLFIYHGVKGTAAGYIYRLGLALLDLDNPSKVLKRSAGWVFGPRERYEKNGDVPDVVFPCGWIHDEKNDELSIYYGAADTSICLATAKLSDVLEYVMKCSNSYECL, encoded by the coding sequence ATGTCAAGCAGAACCATACGTCCTGGAAGGGATTTCCGAGAACTGTTTACGCGCTGGAAAGGTAATCCGATTCTTACTGCTACCGATTGGCCATACTCGGTCAACACCGTGTTCAATCCCGGTGCCGTGGCCTATGACGGCAAAGTCTTGCTCTTGGCAAGAGCTGAGGACCGAAGAGGTTTTTCTCATTTGTCACGGGCAATCAGTACCAATGGAAAAGATGAGTGGGATATCTTTCCCAAGCCTGTCCTTTTTCCTTTGCAGGACTGTCCGGAGGAAAATTGGGGAGTAGAAGATCCTCGTATTACCTATATTGAGGAATTGGAAAAATATGCAGTGGTCTATACTGGTTTTTCATCTTCCGGCCCTATGGTCCGGCTTGCCCTTACTACCGATTTCATCAATTTTGGAGACAGGATTTCCATCATGCCTCCAGAGGACAAGGATGCTGCACTTTTTCCGAAACGGATTTTCGGCAGATGGGCCTTGATACATCGACCTATCGAACATGGTTCACATATCTGGATTTCCTATTCGGAAAATCTCAAGGACTGGGGAGACCATCATATCCTGTTGCCTACGCGCCCAGGAAGCTGGTGGGATTCTGCAAAGGTCGGTCTATGTACTCCGCCGCTTGAGACCAAGGAAGGCTGGTTGTTTATCTATCATGGAGTAAAGGGAACTGCTGCCGGATATATTTATCGTCTGGGACTTGCCTTGCTTGATTTGGATAATCCCAGCAAGGTTCTGAAACGAAGTGCCGGATGGGTATTTGGCCCAAGGGAACGATACGAAAAGAACGGGGATGTTCCTGATGTCGTGTTTCCCTGCGGTTGGATCCATGATGAAAAGAATGATGAATTGTCTATTTACTATGGAGCTGCAGATACAAGCATATGTCTGGCAACAGCCAAGTTGTCAGATGTGCTTGAGTATGTAATGAAATGCAGCAACTCGTATGAATGTCTTTAG